Proteins encoded by one window of Melanotaenia boesemani isolate fMelBoe1 chromosome 10, fMelBoe1.pri, whole genome shotgun sequence:
- the pclaf gene encoding PCNA-associated factor, producing MVRTKADSVPASYRKAVAASAPRKSLGSSSANASSSSSLSSTPAKNKYAGGNPVCPRPTPTWQKGIGDFFGGPPRKPEKENQRPQEVEDDEEAGGSGMSKASRKSRPLPAQDEEDDD from the exons ATGGTGAGGACTAAAGCCGATAGTGTCCCTGCGTCTTACAGAAAAG CTGTTGCAGCTTCTGCACCCAGGAAGTCTCTGGGCTCCAGTTCAGCCAACGCATCCTCCTCCAGCAGCCTTTCCTCCACTCCTG CAAAGAACAAATATGCTGGGGGTAACCCAGTGTGTCCACGCCCCACTCCGACCTGGCAGAAGGGCATTGGGGATTTCTTTGGTGGACCCCCCAGAAAACCAGAGAAGGAGAACCAGAGGCCTCAAGAggttgaagatgatgaagaagctGGAGGCAGCGGGATGTCTAAAGCCAGCAGGAA ATCCCGACCTCTGCCTGCccaggatgaggaggatgacgACTGA